Proteins encoded within one genomic window of Cucumis sativus cultivar 9930 chromosome 3, Cucumber_9930_V3, whole genome shotgun sequence:
- the LOC101213993 gene encoding uncharacterized protein LOC101213993, whose product MYIKLETTRLDFYKTQQSQIRSELYQGIVDVVNAGETRGDKVGKRVVLPSTFIGGPKNMRHRYLDAMALVQHYGKPDLFITMTCNSEWKEIREELMEGQQSHDRPDLTSRVSRGKLMDLKDQIVHKEIFGNVDNLEKLQHSYM is encoded by the coding sequence ATGTACATAAAGCTTGAAACAACGAGACTTGATTTCTATAAAACACAACAATCACAAATTCGTTCGGAGTTGTATCAAGGGATCGTTGATGTTGTAAATGCAGGAGAAACGAGGGGAGACAAGGTTGGAAAACGTGTCGTTCTACCTTCAACTTTTATTGGTGGTCCTAAAAACATGCGACATCGATATTTAGATGCCATGGCCTTAGTACAACATTATGGGAAGCCAGATCTTTTCATAACAATGACTTGCAATTCTGAATGGAAGGAAATAAGAGAAGAACTTATGGAAGGACAACAATCTCACGATAGACCAGATCTAACTTCAAGAGTATCTAGAGGAAAGTTAATGGACTTAAAAGACCAAATTGTCCACAAGGAAATATTTGGAAATGTGGACAATTTGGAAAAGTTGCAGCATTCGTATATGtga
- the LOC116402430 gene encoding uncharacterized protein LOC116402430, with the protein MAKKARIKAVDRTFRDIMDNPLPFGGKMVVLRGDFRQVLPVVPRATRQQTINESLVKSYLWNKMEKIQLTKNMRAQSDTRFAEYLLKIGNRTELSTEDDYICLPANIIVTGANEEDSILKLLNIVYPDLKTHTTSAEYMTNRAILSTTNEYVDQINERMIEMFPGKMEEFMSFDEAIDDTHNYYHEEFLNSLLPNGVPPHKLFLKKDCPVILLRNLDPRQWSM; encoded by the coding sequence ATGGCAAAAAAGGCCAGAATCAAAGCAGTTGACAGAACTTTTAGAGATATAATGGATAATCCATTACCATTCGGTGGAAAAATGGTTGTGTTAAGAGGAGATTTTCGACAAGTGTTACCTGTTGTCCCACGAGCTACAAGACAACAAACTATTAATGAAAGTTTGGTAAAGTCATACCTTTGGaataaaatggagaaaatcCAACTAACTAAAAATATGAGAGCTCAAAGTGATACCCGTTTTGCAGAATATTTGTTGAAGATTGGAAACAGAACTGAACTGTCAACAGAAGATGATTATATTTGTCTCCCTGCCAATATCATTGTTACAGGTGCAAATGAAGAAGATTCAATATTAAAGTTATTGAATATTGTTTATCCTGATCTCAAAACGCATACTACTTCAGCAGAATACATGACTAATAGAGCAATTCTATCGACAACAAATGAGTATGTTGACCAAATCaatgaaagaatgattgagatgTTTCctggaaaaatggaagaattcATGAGTTTTGATGAAGCAATTGATGATACacataattattatcatgAGGAATTTCTCAACTCATTGTTACCTAATGGTGTTCCTCCACAcaaattgtttcttaaaaaagattgTCCAGTTATACTATTGAGAAACTTAGACCCCAGGCAATGGTCTATGTAA